The following are encoded together in the Micromonospora lupini genome:
- a CDS encoding MFS transporter: MRGRLGTLTALYVTQYLGIGFITVGLTAILRDGGTSLDTLALLQVVGLIWPIKFLWAPILDRYGSQRRGHYRSWLLVLQSALVLALLALLPFSRPADALGPVIAICAAYVFFSATQDIAVDAVAVRMLGEADRGTGNGIQVAASYLGNLLGGGACVLVYDRFGWASAVGLLAALTAVGLLVVWRFSEPARTDRVERVGTAYRALLSVFGQPGCRWWTFGVVPLVYVGAGMAYALVTPALVDAGWSLGRIGVVTGVVTSAPAIVAGLVAGVGIGRFGRGRMLVAGGVTLAVSTATLLPLLNGRAPLGGTIAALCLFMVAYTIANVVLYTVNMDYSRPGTGGTDFTVLSSFGLVCSFVAASVGLAAADRIGYPPVAVAAIVLVAAGVALGLAHQRRFPRTPTATEPATEPATERPSADSVRAAV, translated from the coding sequence GTGAGAGGCCGACTCGGCACCCTGACCGCGCTGTACGTCACTCAGTACCTCGGCATCGGCTTCATCACCGTCGGGCTGACAGCCATCCTGCGTGACGGCGGCACCTCCCTGGACACCCTCGCGTTGTTGCAGGTAGTCGGCCTGATCTGGCCCATCAAGTTTCTCTGGGCACCGATCCTCGACCGCTACGGCTCCCAGCGTCGCGGCCACTACCGGTCCTGGCTCCTCGTCCTGCAGAGCGCCCTGGTGCTGGCTCTGCTGGCGCTGCTGCCGTTCTCCCGCCCGGCCGACGCGCTCGGCCCGGTCATCGCCATCTGCGCCGCGTACGTCTTCTTCTCCGCCACGCAGGACATCGCCGTGGACGCCGTCGCCGTACGGATGCTCGGCGAGGCGGACCGGGGGACCGGCAACGGCATCCAGGTGGCGGCGAGCTACCTCGGCAACCTGCTCGGCGGCGGCGCCTGCGTGCTTGTCTACGACCGGTTCGGCTGGGCGTCGGCGGTCGGCCTGCTGGCGGCGTTGACAGCGGTCGGCCTGCTTGTGGTGTGGCGGTTCTCCGAGCCCGCCCGGACGGATCGGGTGGAACGCGTCGGCACGGCCTACCGGGCGCTGCTGTCGGTGTTCGGTCAGCCCGGCTGCCGGTGGTGGACCTTCGGCGTCGTGCCGCTTGTCTACGTCGGCGCGGGCATGGCGTACGCCCTGGTGACGCCCGCCCTGGTGGACGCCGGGTGGTCGCTGGGCCGGATCGGCGTGGTGACCGGCGTGGTGACCAGCGCGCCGGCCATCGTTGCCGGCCTGGTCGCCGGTGTGGGCATCGGGCGGTTCGGGCGCGGCAGGATGCTCGTGGCAGGCGGCGTGACCCTCGCGGTGTCGACGGCGACGCTGCTGCCGCTGTTGAACGGCCGCGCGCCGCTGGGCGGGACGATCGCCGCGCTCTGCTTGTTCATGGTGGCCTACACGATCGCCAACGTCGTGCTCTACACGGTCAACATGGACTACTCACGACCGGGCACCGGCGGCACCGACTTCACAGTCCTGTCGTCGTTCGGTCTGGTCTGCTCGTTCGTGGCCGCGTCGGTGGGCCTGGCGGCGGCCGACCGGATCGGCTACCCGCCGGTCGCGGTCGCCGCCATCGTGCTGGTGGCCGCCGGGGTCGCGCTCGGCCTCGCGCACCAGCGGCGTTTTCCCCGCACGCCAACCGCCACCGAGCCGGCCACCGAGCCGGCCACCGAGCGCCCGTCGGCCGACAGCGTGCGGGCAGCGGTGTGA
- a CDS encoding siderophore-interacting protein translates to MKRNWEALVLKAMGGRDFQLTVRATESVDGHYQRLLLDDGGLLEACGVHPTMWVRLWFDNDGRAHQRAYTLVDPDPANGRFSLEFAIHDGCAARWATTAQVGDTIVATVQGSAFQLPDPAPEHLYLVGDAASLPAVNSLLDANADIPATVWLEYAHEGEKALTPRARAHHAITWVPRDTDGRHLVERVRSDLPANDAAHYWVACEAATTRGITRHIRRTLGVDKDRLTSLGYWRAP, encoded by the coding sequence GTGAAACGGAACTGGGAAGCCCTGGTCCTCAAGGCCATGGGAGGCCGGGACTTTCAGTTGACGGTGCGGGCCACCGAGTCGGTGGACGGGCACTACCAGCGGCTGCTCCTGGACGACGGCGGCCTGCTGGAGGCGTGCGGGGTGCACCCCACGATGTGGGTCCGGCTGTGGTTCGACAACGACGGCCGGGCACATCAGCGGGCGTACACGCTTGTCGACCCCGACCCCGCGAACGGCCGGTTCAGCCTCGAATTCGCCATCCACGACGGCTGCGCGGCCCGCTGGGCAACCACGGCGCAGGTCGGCGACACAATCGTCGCCACCGTCCAGGGCAGCGCGTTCCAACTGCCCGACCCAGCGCCCGAGCACCTCTACCTCGTCGGCGACGCGGCGTCCCTGCCGGCGGTGAACAGCCTGCTCGACGCCAACGCCGACATCCCGGCGACGGTCTGGCTTGAGTACGCCCACGAGGGCGAGAAGGCCCTCACGCCGCGTGCCCGGGCACACCATGCCATCACCTGGGTCCCCCGGGACACGGACGGCCGACACCTCGTCGAACGGGTCCGCTCCGATCTGCCCGCCAACGACGCCGCGCACTACTGGGTGGCCTGCGAGGCGGCCACCACCCGCGGCATCACCCGACACATCCGCCGGACGCTCGGCGTCGACAAGGACCGGCTGACCTCGCTCGGCTACTGGAGAGCGCCGTGA
- a CDS encoding GNAT family N-acetyltransferase — protein sequence MTYQEKITELGELTLTPVAPDRDAALLHGWVTLPRNSFWGMGSHTVDQVHEIYTFVDGLPTHHAYLIRIDGEPVGLFQSYQPEADPVGERYAVQPGDVGMHLLLCPARHLARGLTNAVGPALARFLFSDPAAQRIVVEPDVRNHLALRRLEIEGFTFDAEIDMPDKRARLAFLTRSRFESDHPTPA from the coding sequence ATGACATACCAGGAGAAGATCACCGAACTCGGCGAGCTGACGTTGACGCCCGTCGCGCCCGACCGGGACGCCGCGCTCCTGCACGGGTGGGTCACCCTCCCCCGCAACTCGTTCTGGGGCATGGGCTCACACACCGTCGACCAGGTCCACGAGATCTACACCTTCGTCGACGGCCTGCCCACCCACCACGCGTACCTGATCAGGATCGACGGCGAGCCGGTCGGCCTGTTCCAGAGCTACCAGCCCGAGGCGGACCCGGTCGGCGAGCGGTACGCCGTACAGCCCGGGGACGTCGGGATGCACCTGCTGCTCTGCCCCGCCCGTCACCTCGCCCGCGGCCTGACGAACGCCGTCGGCCCCGCCCTGGCCCGTTTCCTGTTCAGTGACCCGGCCGCCCAGCGGATCGTGGTCGAGCCGGACGTCCGCAACCACCTCGCGCTGCGCCGACTGGAGATCGAGGGCTTCACCTTCGACGCCGAGATCGACATGCCGGACAAGCGCGCGCGACTGGCGTTCCTCACCCGCTCCCGGTTCGAGTCAGACCACCCGACGCCCGCCTGA